A window of the Rickettsia felis URRWXCal2 genome harbors these coding sequences:
- the nuoL3 gene encoding NADH dehydrogenase I chain N, whose protein sequence is MFIQNSKFIFPLTNFELMFDFNLQNQLIALAFLIVTAILSLYTISQNRKLETLIGSLYCLSSIICVIAADFISMIISLEFMTIFVCIIVFCDQLKIKPARQYFLTHLFSSGLILIGMTLLIQATGNTAFISLTESVYNFELPAIFILAGCLINLGTIFVNGWVVNCYPAASGSGIVYLTSFTTKVTLIIILKLFSGLEILKFFGISMIIYGLIFSLIEKNLKRLICYLTVSQLGFILAAISINSPNIAYLITSFIFIHILYNGLFALYFTYIEDEYSIKNYQDLQNTQVNLILLGGFVVSILIYTSILPINSSYIKDGIANLLDANNIIIFSKIATCTVLFGLLIESLPSLRATKRSVAISSNILRLRAYKTTFFLAMTLRNLTYLSLCIITLCVCLFYPIQISHNANFKLVILAISVLLTLIFRKIPRISTENINLDLYQYIEKFIYFIIDKYKERTDSTEDTEEYLNFKVIWDNILGKISAWHNQQTAIFIILFLLISLILTLCHTVA, encoded by the coding sequence ATGTTTATTCAAAATAGCAAATTTATATTTCCGCTTACTAATTTCGAGCTTATGTTTGATTTTAACCTGCAAAATCAGCTAATAGCTCTCGCATTTCTAATTGTTACTGCTATCTTAAGTCTTTATACAATTTCCCAAAATAGAAAGTTAGAGACGCTAATAGGTAGTTTATACTGTTTATCCTCTATTATATGCGTAATTGCAGCTGATTTTATTTCCATGATAATCTCGCTTGAATTCATGACAATTTTTGTCTGCATAATTGTTTTTTGCGATCAATTAAAAATAAAACCGGCACGTCAATATTTCCTTACTCATCTATTCAGTAGCGGGTTAATTTTGATCGGCATGACTCTTCTAATCCAAGCAACAGGTAATACAGCTTTTATTTCTTTAACGGAATCAGTATATAATTTTGAGTTACCGGCAATATTCATACTTGCAGGTTGTTTGATTAATCTTGGCACTATTTTTGTAAACGGCTGGGTGGTTAATTGCTATCCTGCAGCTTCAGGTAGCGGTATTGTATATTTAACAAGTTTTACTACTAAAGTTACTTTAATTATCATTTTAAAATTATTTAGCGGTCTTGAGATACTTAAGTTTTTTGGAATATCAATGATTATTTACGGGTTAATATTTTCTCTAATTGAGAAAAACCTTAAACGACTAATATGCTATCTTACAGTTTCGCAGCTTGGTTTTATATTAGCGGCTATTAGTATAAATTCTCCAAACATAGCTTATCTTATTACAAGCTTTATATTCATACATATACTATATAATGGGTTATTTGCTTTATATTTTACCTATATAGAAGATGAATACAGTATTAAAAATTACCAAGATCTTCAAAATACTCAAGTTAATCTTATTCTATTAGGCGGGTTTGTAGTTAGCATATTAATATATACATCTATACTGCCTATTAATTCTTCTTATATAAAAGACGGAATTGCCAATCTTTTAGATGCAAATAATATTATTATATTTTCCAAGATAGCAACTTGTACCGTATTATTTGGATTGTTGATAGAGAGTTTACCGTCATTGCGAGCGACTAAAAGGAGCGTGGCAATCTCGTCAAATATCCTGAGATTGCGTGCGTACAAAACTACGTTTTTCCTCGCAATGACGTTAAGGAACTTAACCTACCTCTCCTTGTGCATCATAACTTTATGCGTATGTTTATTTTACCCTATTCAAATATCACATAATGCTAATTTTAAGCTAGTTATCCTTGCAATCTCAGTATTATTGACTTTAATATTTAGAAAAATACCACGCATTTCGACAGAAAACATAAACCTTGACCTATACCAATATATTGAAAAATTTATATATTTCATTATCGATAAATATAAAGAAAGGACAGACAGTACTGAAGATACAGAAGAATATCTTAATTTTAAGGTTATTTGGGATAATATTTTAGGTAAAATATCTGCTTGGCATAATCAGCAAACTGCTATATTTATTATATTATTCCTATTAATTAGTTTGATTTTAACACTCTGTCATACCGTGGCTTGA
- the nuoL2 gene encoding NADH dehydrogenase I chain L, with amino-acid sequence MITQFTTPSLLILSTLLVGALNLTSPYATKKDSFIRNFLLIIISIFFFGNILIIDWLFLKGIRAGFEFNILGNYSIGFHLEPLGLIFLSLIGFLWICALLYTPKYLAINNIEHSSRFLFFFNLTILIGVLIALSSNLFTMFICYELLTISTAFLIGHTKNNIVLSGLYKYLKILMISATILFLPAVIIIYAKTGNGDFASGSLVENYFSQSQSIILLLMFIFGIAKTAIFPVHSWLPAAMVAHYPVSSLLHAVIVVKTGLFCIYKILLYIFGLSYLQIIFAELNWLIFIPIVSIFYSSIKALGTDNIKKILAYSTMNQLSLALLSAFMLTPKALGAATLHLVSHSFTKICLFYSMGSIYSLKKADQVQDLHGTSKEFPLISFIISISSLSLIGIPIFSGFISKFSILLAASEQNQIIVMIVVIASSIFSSLYLLKILSSIYKPSLVESSVTKSSPYSMEISIIICALAITLFYFIQILIREFLAYIT; translated from the coding sequence ATGATTACACAATTTACTACTCCGAGTCTTTTGATTCTATCAACTTTGCTAGTTGGTGCATTAAACTTAACTAGTCCGTATGCCACTAAAAAAGATAGTTTTATACGTAATTTTTTACTTATTATTATCTCTATTTTTTTCTTCGGTAATATTTTAATTATAGACTGGTTGTTTTTAAAAGGTATTAGAGCAGGATTTGAATTTAATATATTAGGTAATTACTCTATAGGATTCCATCTTGAACCTTTAGGGCTTATATTCTTGAGCTTAATAGGCTTTTTATGGATTTGTGCTTTACTTTACACTCCTAAATATCTTGCTATTAATAATATAGAACACTCCTCTAGATTCTTATTTTTCTTTAACTTAACTATTCTAATTGGCGTTTTAATTGCCTTATCTAGCAATTTATTCACTATGTTCATTTGTTATGAGCTTCTAACTATTTCTACAGCTTTTTTAATAGGACATACCAAAAATAATATAGTACTTAGTGGGTTATATAAATATCTAAAAATTCTGATGATTTCTGCCACAATATTATTTTTACCGGCAGTGATAATTATTTATGCTAAAACCGGTAACGGAGATTTTGCAAGCGGCAGCCTAGTAGAAAATTATTTTTCTCAAAGCCAATCCATTATCTTATTATTAATGTTTATTTTTGGAATTGCTAAAACTGCAATTTTTCCGGTGCATTCATGGCTTCCTGCCGCAATGGTTGCACATTACCCCGTTAGTAGCTTACTGCATGCTGTAATAGTAGTTAAAACAGGATTATTTTGTATTTACAAAATCCTATTATATATATTCGGTTTATCGTATTTACAAATTATATTTGCCGAGTTAAACTGGTTAATTTTCATACCGATAGTAAGCATATTTTATAGCTCAATCAAAGCACTAGGCACGGATAATATCAAAAAAATACTCGCCTATTCCACTATGAATCAACTAAGCCTTGCATTACTTAGTGCTTTCATGCTAACACCTAAAGCACTTGGAGCTGCCACCTTACATTTGGTTTCGCATTCTTTTACAAAAATCTGCTTATTTTACAGTATGGGAAGTATTTACAGTTTAAAGAAAGCTGACCAAGTACAGGATTTGCATGGAACATCTAAAGAGTTTCCTTTAATTTCTTTTATTATATCTATCTCTTCATTATCATTAATCGGTATACCCATCTTTAGCGGATTTATCAGTAAATTCTCAATATTGCTTGCTGCAAGCGAACAGAATCAAATTATAGTTATGATTGTCGTAATAGCTAGTAGTATATTCTCAAGCCTTTACCTTCTCAAAATACTCAGCTCTATTTATAAACCTTCTTTGGTAGAATCTAGCGTAACAAAATCATCCCCCTACTCTATGGAAATCAGTATAATCATTTGTGCCTTAGCTATAACATTATTTTACTTTATCCAAATCTTAATCAGAGAATTTTTAGCTTATATTACATAA
- the vapC1 gene encoding Toxin of toxin-antitoxin system VapC (Containing PIN domain for nucleic acid binding) — protein sequence MGLIIDTSIIIALERGKVSTKQWSHYGQAYISPIVLTELLIGVDRVNNENKRIKCLAFIEYVKSLFTILPFGIEEVYTYARIINDLYKQRITIGTHDMLIAATAITHGYSLLTLNVKDFKRIQGLEVLTVSSKD from the coding sequence ATGGGATTAATTATTGACACTTCTATAATCATAGCTTTAGAAAGAGGAAAGGTAAGTACTAAGCAATGGTCACATTATGGTCAGGCTTATATTAGCCCTATTGTGTTAACTGAACTATTAATAGGAGTAGATAGAGTCAATAATGAGAATAAACGTATAAAATGTTTAGCTTTTATAGAATATGTAAAAAGTCTGTTTACTATATTACCTTTCGGTATTGAAGAAGTATATACATATGCACGTATTATTAATGATTTATATAAACAACGTATAACTATAGGAACCCATGACATGCTAATTGCAGCAACGGCAATAACGCATGGTTATTCTCTATTAACTCTAAATGTAAAAGACTTTAAAAGGATTCAAGGACTAGAAGTTTTAACAGTTTCTTCTAAAGATTAA
- the virB9_1 gene encoding VirB9 protein (Probable conjugal transfer protein trbG precursor), giving the protein MKQLIIFCTFIILTLDVFALTISRPLGRDPRLRVMTYNPDDVFKFTGYYGYQASIELARDEEIVSISMGDTTSWQIVPAGHRIFIKPMEPDATTNMTLITNKRTYFFELYAAETLDMRDPEMVFNVKFLYPDDENDNMSGHMQTFSASLASPDLTHPEKYNFNYYISGSEEIAPIKIFDDGEFTYLQFRDKNAEISGIFAVDDSLRESLVNYRLAQDNPNMVILEQVFPKLAIRKGKKVTCVFNQSFKAY; this is encoded by the coding sequence ATGAAGCAACTAATAATATTTTGTACTTTTATAATACTTACATTAGATGTATTTGCTCTTACTATATCACGACCTCTAGGTCGAGACCCGCGTCTAAGAGTTATGACTTATAACCCTGACGATGTTTTCAAATTCACAGGATATTACGGCTATCAAGCAAGTATAGAACTAGCAAGAGACGAGGAAATAGTCAGTATTTCTATGGGAGATACTACTTCATGGCAAATAGTACCTGCCGGTCATAGGATTTTTATTAAACCGATGGAACCTGATGCTACTACTAATATGACTTTAATTACTAATAAACGGACTTATTTCTTTGAACTATATGCCGCCGAAACTCTTGATATGCGTGATCCTGAAATGGTCTTTAACGTAAAGTTTCTTTACCCGGATGACGAAAATGACAATATGAGCGGTCATATGCAAACTTTTTCTGCTTCCCTAGCCAGTCCCGATCTAACTCATCCTGAAAAATATAACTTTAATTACTATATTAGCGGCAGCGAAGAAATAGCTCCTATTAAAATTTTTGACGATGGCGAGTTTACTTATCTGCAATTTAGAGACAAAAACGCTGAAATTTCCGGTATTTTTGCTGTAGATGATTCACTTCGAGAATCTTTAGTAAATTATCGCCTTGCTCAAGATAATCCTAATATGGTGATACTTGAACAGGTTTTTCCTAAGCTCGCTATACGTAAGGGTAAAAAAGTCACATGCGTATTTAATCAGTCTTTCAAAGCGTATTAA
- a CDS encoding MFS type sugar transporter (PFAM00083) — MLGYEKTQTSLNRKQKQALGILSIGTFLEYFDLYLYVHMAVLLNELFFPKADPQTALIYEAAALCSTYVFRPIGALIFGWLGDNIGRKSTIIITTLLMAIACFIMTNLSTYDEIGIVATWVMIACRMAQGMSSMGEVIGADVYLTEFIKPPVQYPAVATLDSFCILGGFGALCLASLVTSFGFSWRIAFLIGAGIAIVGVIGRTSLRETPEFVDAKRYLRKTLEQANIDPKKIKVILKLL; from the coding sequence ATGCTCGGCTATGAGAAAACACAAACAAGTTTAAATAGAAAACAAAAACAAGCATTAGGTATTTTGTCTATCGGAACTTTTCTTGAATATTTTGATTTATATTTATATGTACATATGGCAGTGCTTCTCAACGAGCTATTTTTTCCTAAAGCTGATCCTCAGACTGCTCTAATCTATGAAGCAGCTGCATTATGTTCAACATATGTATTTAGACCTATAGGAGCATTAATCTTTGGTTGGCTTGGTGATAATATAGGAAGAAAATCAACTATAATAATAACTACTTTGCTTATGGCTATAGCTTGTTTTATTATGACAAATCTTTCAACTTATGATGAAATAGGAATTGTAGCTACATGGGTTATGATAGCGTGCCGTATGGCACAAGGCATGTCCTCAATGGGGGAAGTAATAGGAGCCGATGTATATTTAACTGAATTTATTAAACCACCTGTACAATATCCAGCCGTAGCAACTTTAGATAGTTTTTGTATATTAGGTGGTTTTGGAGCATTATGCTTAGCTTCTTTAGTTACTTCATTTGGTTTTAGTTGGCGTATAGCTTTTTTAATAGGTGCTGGAATCGCTATAGTAGGAGTCATCGGAAGAACTTCACTTAGAGAGACACCGGAGTTTGTGGATGCTAAACGGTATTTAAGAAAAACTTTAGAACAAGCTAATATTGATCCTAAGAAGATAAAAGTAATATTAAAACTATTATAG
- the rodA gene encoding Rod shape-determining protein RodA has product MTISYPHKQCRPPPRYDRINIKNHMHKNYLEQLQKLPITLILLISLICCIGFIVLYSAANSNLQPWAYKQIINFCIFLPLAIVVALIDLRIIFRLSYIFYFCVLTLLVAVELLGSTAMGGKRWIDIGIVKLQPSEPIKIAVVLMLARYFHSLTIDDLTKFYKVIIPIIGVLIPAFLIIREPDLGTGMIVLIVSAIIFFATGFRIKYFIILGLAALISLPIAWNMMYDYQKKRVMVFLDPEHDPLGASYNIIQSKIAIGSGSLFGRGLNQGSQSHLDFLPEHQTDFIFATFAEEFGFIGGMFLLILYFALITISLLIAANCREIFSKLMVIGITSILFSHVFINIAMVMGLLPVVGVPLPFISYGGTMIASMLIGFGLVMNAQVHGHTTLN; this is encoded by the coding sequence ATGACGATTAGTTATCCACACAAACAATGCCGTCCTCCTCCACGGTATGACAGAATAAATATAAAAAACCACATGCATAAAAATTATTTAGAACAATTACAAAAATTACCGATTACTTTAATTTTACTAATTAGCTTAATTTGCTGTATTGGTTTCATTGTGCTTTATTCTGCAGCGAATAGTAATTTACAACCCTGGGCTTACAAACAAATTATAAATTTTTGTATATTCTTGCCGTTAGCTATTGTTGTTGCATTGATAGATTTGCGTATAATCTTCAGATTATCATATATTTTCTATTTTTGTGTACTCACTTTACTAGTTGCCGTGGAGCTTTTGGGTTCAACTGCCATGGGCGGTAAAAGATGGATTGATATCGGTATAGTTAAGCTTCAGCCTTCCGAACCGATAAAAATTGCCGTTGTACTAATGCTTGCGAGGTATTTCCATTCACTAACAATTGATGATCTAACAAAATTCTATAAAGTTATCATACCGATTATCGGAGTTTTAATACCGGCTTTTTTAATAATTAGAGAACCGGATTTAGGTACGGGAATGATTGTTTTAATTGTTTCGGCAATTATATTTTTTGCAACGGGTTTTAGAATAAAATATTTTATAATACTAGGTCTTGCTGCTCTTATTAGCCTGCCTATTGCTTGGAATATGATGTATGATTATCAAAAAAAACGGGTAATGGTGTTTTTAGACCCTGAACACGATCCGCTCGGTGCTAGTTATAATATTATTCAATCTAAAATCGCTATAGGTTCAGGTAGCTTATTTGGACGAGGTTTAAATCAGGGTAGTCAAAGCCATTTGGATTTTCTTCCCGAACATCAAACCGACTTTATCTTTGCTACCTTTGCCGAAGAGTTTGGCTTTATAGGAGGAATGTTTTTACTAATATTATATTTTGCACTTATAACTATTTCTTTATTAATTGCCGCAAATTGCCGAGAGATTTTTAGTAAATTAATGGTAATAGGTATCACCTCAATCTTATTTAGTCACGTATTTATTAATATAGCTATGGTTATGGGCTTGCTTCCCGTAGTAGGCGTACCACTGCCATTTATTTCTTACGGCGGAACAATGATCGCATCCATGCTAATAGGCTTTGGACTTGTGATGAATGCTCAGGTACACGGGCATACCACTTTAAACTAG
- the nuoN2 gene encoding NADH:ubiquinone oxidoreductase subunit 2 (chain N): MILANHFPIIQILFPLFGALLSIISFRFITFARVITTICILSSLLVSVYGYSIIQNTELSYTMGGWSSKIGIEYRLNSLNQAIIIYLNLVLLFFLVFCHKITNRTILKYINNNRKSLFYGILLFAHTGYLGMIATNDFFNLYVFIEISALSSYVLIASGNNPKSLIGAFDYLIMGSIGATLILIAIGFLLSITGSLNMYDVASYLQEHTNSRIITIAIGFFLTGAILKTAFFPMHFWMMRAYNNTASVILVYLAGISTIIGIYIIYKFTYIIIGYETIKISITNFIRPIALATLIIAPYFAYRAEDFKNIIIYSCFTQIGYVFLLYVTEGGIIILPSLLLADSINKIALFLIDAYNESYKKNSNKVLTIIIIICSCGLPISPLFFIKINILELLFRQKLLLDFVIILLSSVGSLFYHYKMVKVTFWKN, translated from the coding sequence ATGATTCTAGCTAACCATTTCCCTATCATACAAATATTATTCCCTTTATTCGGGGCTTTACTCTCAATAATATCTTTTCGCTTTATTACCTTTGCACGAGTAATTACTACGATTTGCATTTTATCTAGCCTTTTGGTCAGTGTTTATGGATATAGCATTATACAAAATACGGAGCTATCTTATACCATGGGAGGATGGAGTTCAAAAATAGGAATAGAATATCGGCTAAATTCACTAAACCAAGCTATTATTATTTATCTTAACTTGGTTTTATTATTCTTTTTAGTTTTTTGTCATAAGATTACTAATCGAACAATCTTAAAATATATCAACAATAATAGAAAATCTTTATTTTACGGTATATTATTATTCGCTCATACGGGCTATTTAGGAATGATTGCCACTAATGATTTCTTTAATCTATATGTATTTATAGAAATTTCGGCACTTAGTAGCTATGTCTTGATAGCCTCAGGTAATAACCCAAAATCTTTAATCGGAGCTTTTGACTATTTGATAATGGGTAGTATTGGTGCAACTCTTATTCTTATAGCTATAGGATTTTTGCTAAGCATTACGGGTAGCTTAAATATGTATGATGTTGCATCTTATTTACAGGAACATACTAATTCCCGTATAATCACTATAGCTATCGGTTTTTTCTTAACAGGAGCTATTTTAAAAACTGCTTTTTTCCCTATGCACTTTTGGATGATGAGAGCTTATAATAACACGGCTTCGGTTATTTTAGTATATTTAGCAGGGATTTCTACTATAATAGGAATATATATAATATACAAATTTACTTATATTATTATAGGCTATGAGACGATTAAAATTTCTATTACAAATTTTATAAGACCTATCGCTTTAGCTACTCTTATTATAGCTCCGTATTTTGCTTACCGAGCAGAAGACTTCAAGAATATTATAATTTATTCATGTTTCACTCAAATAGGTTATGTATTTCTATTATATGTTACTGAGGGCGGTATAATAATTTTACCGAGCTTATTACTTGCGGACAGTATAAATAAAATAGCTCTTTTTTTGATAGATGCTTATAATGAAAGCTATAAAAAGAATTCTAACAAAGTTTTAACTATAATTATTATTATTTGCAGCTGCGGCTTACCTATCAGCCCATTATTTTTTATCAAAATAAATATTCTCGAATTATTATTTAGACAAAAACTATTATTAGATTTTGTTATAATCTTACTAAGCTCCGTAGGATCACTATTTTATCATTATAAAATGGTGAAAGTTACTTTTTGGAAGAATTGA
- the ptrB gene encoding Protease II: protein MTYTKVDNMKPPIANKQNYSFEAHGQTINDDYQWLRDPKWPNVEDSKILDYLKAENKYTENFFADLQKDKEKIFEELKGRIKLDDESVYVKKKDYYYYHRVESDKNYPIYCRKHNSMEAHEEIILDVNFLTPNGSFTDVAKVTMSPNQNLMAYSVNFTGNEQYNIKIYNLKEQKYLPDNVTDIAPTVIWHEKLNGFFYITINENQRWDKVMFHRLGEDVTQDKLIFEVKNPLHFISCEKSASSEYIFINSGDYNENEIYVISMQDDNFTPKLVRAAENKIFYDVEHNGDYFYIKTNYKAKNFHIVKLPVNNFENANWDDIYIKEEQDKYLKSFEVTNNYLILNYRDQGLPLIKIKRFKDLQEKTIHFPDESFQASSFSTNFEEDDIRVNYSSLARPNTTYNYDFDSDKLAILKTQEIPSGFNPEEYQVKRIFADNGYVKVPITLFYKKSLFKKDGSNPLYLMGYGAYGISMPVNFRNTVVTLADRGFIYAVAHIRGGDDLGHGWYEAAKFLTKKRTFEDFIACSKALINEQYTSNNNIVIMGGSAGGMLIGYVLNEKPELYKLAVAHVPFVDVLNTILDESLPLTLLEYNEWGNPKEKEYFEYIKSYSPYDNVKAQNYPALFITCGISDPRVGYWEPAKWVAKLRELKTDNNPLLLKTNMDTGHKGSAGRFDYLKEMADELVFIFKVFDVGV from the coding sequence ATGACATATACGAAGGTCGATAACATGAAACCACCAATCGCAAATAAACAAAATTACAGCTTTGAAGCCCACGGGCAAACAATAAACGATGATTATCAATGGCTGCGTGATCCTAAATGGCCAAATGTAGAAGACTCTAAAATTTTAGATTACTTAAAGGCCGAGAATAAATATACCGAAAATTTCTTTGCCGATCTGCAAAAGGATAAGGAAAAGATTTTTGAAGAATTAAAAGGACGAATCAAATTAGACGATGAGTCAGTTTATGTTAAGAAAAAAGATTATTACTATTACCATAGAGTAGAAAGCGATAAAAATTATCCGATATATTGTAGAAAGCATAATAGTATGGAAGCACATGAAGAGATAATATTAGATGTTAACTTTCTTACTCCAAACGGCAGTTTTACCGATGTTGCCAAAGTCACAATGTCACCTAATCAAAATTTAATGGCTTATAGCGTTAATTTTACAGGTAATGAGCAATATAATATCAAAATATACAATCTTAAAGAGCAAAAATACTTACCTGATAATGTAACGGATATAGCTCCTACTGTGATTTGGCATGAAAAATTAAACGGCTTTTTCTATATTACTATTAATGAGAATCAACGCTGGGATAAGGTAATGTTTCACCGTCTAGGTGAAGATGTTACTCAGGATAAATTAATATTTGAAGTAAAAAACCCTCTTCATTTTATCAGCTGTGAGAAATCTGCAAGTAGTGAATATATTTTTATAAATTCAGGTGATTATAATGAAAATGAAATTTACGTGATTTCTATGCAGGATGATAATTTTACTCCTAAATTAGTACGAGCTGCAGAAAATAAAATATTCTATGATGTAGAACATAATGGCGATTATTTTTATATTAAAACTAATTATAAAGCTAAAAATTTCCATATTGTAAAGCTACCGGTAAATAATTTTGAAAATGCTAATTGGGATGATATTTATATTAAGGAAGAACAAGACAAATATTTAAAAAGCTTTGAAGTTACAAATAATTATTTAATCTTAAATTATCGTGACCAAGGTTTACCGCTAATTAAAATAAAGCGATTTAAAGATTTACAAGAAAAAACAATTCATTTTCCTGACGAAAGTTTCCAAGCAAGTAGCTTTTCTACAAACTTTGAGGAAGACGATATCAGAGTAAATTACTCTTCTCTAGCAAGACCAAATACCACTTATAATTACGATTTTGATAGTGATAAATTAGCGATATTAAAGACCCAAGAAATACCTTCAGGCTTTAATCCTGAAGAGTATCAAGTAAAGAGAATATTTGCAGATAATGGTTACGTAAAAGTACCTATTACTTTATTCTACAAAAAATCTTTATTTAAAAAAGACGGCTCAAATCCTTTATATCTAATGGGATACGGAGCTTACGGGATTAGCATGCCTGTCAATTTTAGAAATACGGTAGTGACGCTTGCCGATCGTGGTTTTATTTACGCGGTTGCTCATATTAGAGGCGGTGACGATCTAGGTCATGGCTGGTATGAAGCAGCAAAATTTTTAACCAAAAAAAGAACTTTTGAAGACTTCATAGCTTGTAGTAAAGCTTTAATTAATGAGCAATATACAAGTAACAACAATATAGTAATAATGGGCGGTAGTGCCGGCGGTATGTTAATAGGTTATGTCCTCAATGAAAAACCTGAACTCTATAAATTAGCCGTTGCTCATGTACCATTTGTAGACGTACTTAATACCATACTTGATGAAAGCTTACCTCTAACTCTTTTAGAATATAATGAATGGGGTAATCCAAAAGAGAAAGAATATTTTGAATATATTAAATCATATTCCCCTTATGATAACGTAAAAGCACAAAACTACCCTGCTCTATTCATTACTTGCGGTATATCCGACCCACGTGTAGGTTACTGGGAACCGGCTAAATGGGTAGCAAAATTACGAGAACTAAAAACGGACAATAATCCCTTATTATTAAAAACAAATATGGATACGGGGCATAAAGGTTCTGCCGGTCGCTTTGATTATTTGAAAGAGATGGCTGACGAATTAGTATTTATTTTTAAAGTGTTTGATGTGGGGGTTTAA
- the mnhC gene encoding Multisubunit Na+/H+ antiporter, MnhC subunit: protein MARPRYDNVMSHLIYFLTLILLTSGLFIMLTSRNYIHKIIGLGIFQSSVLVFYLSIGKIKTGGVPILQDGLTTYTSPLPHVLMLTAIVVGFATLSVALSLIYQIYKHFGTISENEINFDK from the coding sequence GTGGCGAGGCCACGGTATGACAATGTAATGTCACATTTAATATACTTTCTTACTTTGATTTTACTAACTAGCGGCTTATTTATAATGCTTACAAGCCGTAATTATATTCATAAAATTATCGGACTTGGAATTTTTCAAAGTTCGGTGTTAGTGTTTTATTTAAGTATCGGAAAAATTAAAACAGGCGGTGTACCTATTTTACAAGATGGGCTAACTACTTACACTAGCCCTTTGCCTCATGTATTAATGCTAACTGCTATAGTAGTTGGGTTTGCTACTCTTAGCGTAGCTTTAAGTTTAATATATCAAATTTATAAACATTTTGGTACAATATCAGAAAATGAAATTAATTTTGATAAATGA
- the vapB1 gene encoding Antitoxin of toxin-antitoxin system VapB: MQLFLRINMAQIIRATEFVRSFSDIMNRVYYKGESFDVQKGNHIVARITPAETKPSIAVRDLEEAFKNGPHLDPEDADQFMKDIEEIRRSTRQDIKKLVERWD; the protein is encoded by the coding sequence ATGCAATTATTTTTGAGGATAAATATGGCACAAATTATTAGAGCAACAGAATTTGTACGATCTTTTTCAGATATTATGAATAGAGTTTACTATAAAGGCGAAAGCTTTGACGTGCAAAAAGGTAACCATATCGTAGCAAGGATTACGCCCGCAGAAACCAAGCCTTCTATAGCAGTAAGAGACTTAGAAGAAGCCTTTAAAAATGGTCCACATCTTGATCCTGAAGATGCTGATCAATTCATGAAAGACATCGAAGAAATAAGACGCAGTACTAGACAAGATATTAAAAAATTGGTTGAAAGATGGGATTAA